A part of Octopus sinensis linkage group LG7, ASM634580v1, whole genome shotgun sequence genomic DNA contains:
- the LOC115214441 gene encoding zinc finger BED domain-containing protein 5-like codes for MRYDESYLKIGFTVINSGEEEKPQCILCFEVLATTSLKPSMLKRHLETKHPSSTQKDADFLKRKTERVIESRLGDLEMFSQDITAGLKASYEVSRKIAAGR; via the coding sequence ATGAGATATGACGAATCATATTTGAAAATCGGTTTTACAGTGATAAATTCTGGTGAAGAAGAAAAACCGCAGTGCATTTTGTGCTTCGAAGTGTTGGCAACTACTTCACTAAAACCCAGCATGTTAAAGAGACACTTGGAAACTAAGCATCCCAGTTCAACTCAAAAAGATGCAGACTTCTTAAAACGCAAAACCGAAAGAGTGATTGAATCCAGACTTGGTGACTTGGAAATGTTTTCGCAAGACATTACGGCTGGTCTGAAGGCTTCTTATGAGGTTTCGAGGAAAATTGCTGCCGGCAGATAA